Proteins from one Desulfonema limicola genomic window:
- a CDS encoding FAD-dependent oxidoreductase, translating into MLSEQEILKDIPLYISKSRISTMGNNTGSWRFVRPGYDEKTAPCSSTCPAGEDIARIEMLAGKGGFFQAWETIIIENPFPAVCGRVCFHTCEQACNRRELDFGLAIHNIERLVGDTAIRENYQVPPGLFKKGSINKHIAIAGAGPSGLSAAWFLSMLGYSCDIFETENEPGGVLRWGIPSYRLPRDILKYEINRITGLNFKDQNIKIFCNKTLTKDLIKKGLGYDAVFMGCGYGKSLKMGIPGEEKAVDGLEFLHDPEQSRDNTGKITAVIGGGNTAIDVARSLIRTGARPVIVYRRRKQDMPAFAHEVEMAVEEGIEIRELLAPLSIEEKNGKHILKLQKMKTLDMDTKTGRARVVPDGDKIETLEADRIFTAIGAEPGKNWYLPPEKQDNLIKLPRCTFQAEELPIIFGGDLASPVKSVTDAIASGKEAAIALDIYFSQGQDKINEQINNCRVGNGSSVSMEIYLKGERRKRSSHVVLFQEINTDYFPEIKKQEPGILFPDQRAKSFEEVEQGYDREAGIKEALRCFNCGICNDCDNCRVFCPDAAVMVNETRYINLDYCKGCGICVVECPRNAMSLEEEKI; encoded by the coding sequence ATGCTATCAGAACAAGAGATTTTAAAGGACATTCCTTTATACATATCAAAATCCAGGATTTCAACAATGGGCAATAATACTGGTTCCTGGCGGTTTGTGCGTCCCGGATATGATGAAAAAACCGCTCCGTGCAGCAGCACATGTCCTGCTGGCGAGGATATTGCCCGTATTGAAATGCTGGCAGGAAAAGGCGGGTTTTTCCAGGCATGGGAAACAATTATAATTGAAAATCCTTTTCCCGCAGTCTGCGGAAGGGTTTGTTTTCATACATGCGAGCAGGCGTGCAACAGGCGAGAGCTTGATTTCGGGCTGGCAATTCATAATATTGAAAGACTTGTTGGGGATACTGCTATCAGGGAAAATTATCAGGTTCCCCCTGGTTTATTTAAAAAAGGCAGTATTAACAAACATATTGCCATTGCAGGAGCAGGTCCTTCTGGTCTTTCTGCAGCCTGGTTTTTGTCAATGCTGGGATATTCCTGTGATATTTTTGAAACAGAAAATGAACCGGGCGGGGTGCTGCGCTGGGGCATTCCTTCATACAGGCTTCCCCGTGATATTTTAAAATATGAGATAAACAGGATTACCGGACTGAATTTTAAAGATCAGAACATAAAAATATTCTGCAATAAAACCCTTACAAAGGATTTAATTAAAAAAGGATTGGGCTATGATGCTGTTTTTATGGGATGCGGTTATGGGAAATCCCTGAAAATGGGCATTCCTGGAGAAGAAAAAGCTGTTGATGGTCTTGAATTTCTCCATGACCCTGAACAATCCAGGGATAATACAGGGAAAATAACAGCAGTTATCGGCGGAGGAAATACTGCAATTGATGTTGCCAGGTCTTTGATAAGAACCGGAGCCAGGCCTGTTATAGTCTATCGCCGGAGAAAACAGGACATGCCTGCTTTTGCCCATGAGGTTGAAATGGCAGTTGAAGAAGGCATTGAAATAAGGGAACTGCTTGCCCCTTTGAGCATTGAGGAAAAAAACGGAAAACATATCCTGAAACTGCAGAAAATGAAAACCCTTGACATGGACACAAAAACAGGGCGCGCAAGGGTTGTACCTGATGGAGATAAAATTGAAACCCTTGAGGCAGACAGGATATTTACAGCCATTGGAGCAGAACCAGGAAAAAACTGGTATCTTCCCCCTGAAAAACAGGATAATCTTATAAAACTGCCCCGCTGCACCTTCCAGGCTGAGGAACTGCCCATAATTTTTGGCGGAGACCTTGCATCTCCTGTTAAAAGCGTAACAGATGCCATTGCTTCAGGCAAAGAAGCTGCCATAGCTCTTGATATTTATTTCAGCCAGGGTCAAGACAAAATCAATGAGCAGATAAATAATTGCAGGGTGGGAAACGGCTCATCGGTTTCAATGGAAATCTATCTTAAAGGGGAGCGCAGAAAGCGCAGTTCTCATGTGGTTTTATTCCAGGAGATTAATACAGACTATTTCCCTGAAATCAAAAAGCAGGAGCCAGGTATTCTTTTTCCAGATCAAAGAGCCAAATCCTTTGAAGAGGTTGAACAGGGCTATGACAGGGAAGCAGGCATAAAAGAAGCTTTGCGGTGTTTTAACTGCGGGATATGCAATGACTGCGACAACTGCCGGGTGTTCTGCCCTGATGCTGCTGTTATGGTAAATGAGACCCGTTATATAAACCTGGATTACTGCAAGGGATGCGGTATCTGTGTTGTGGAATGCCCCCGCAATGCCATGTCCCTGGAAGAGGAGAAAATATGA
- a CDS encoding DUF2442 domain-containing protein — protein MLQNLCAGAYTLSVELSDGRFGIFDVKPYLEKGVFRQLKDKDYFKKD, from the coding sequence ATGTTACAAAATTTATGTGCAGGTGCTTATACATTATCTGTTGAATTATCTGATGGACGTTTTGGGATATTTGATGTAAAACCATATCTTGAAAAAGGCGTATTCAGGCAGTTAAAAGATAAAGATTATTTTAAAAAGGACTAA
- a CDS encoding DUF4160 domain-containing protein has translation MHRYLHANYAEYDAVISIPEGEVLKGEMPNKKLKLVKAWI, from the coding sequence ATGCACAGATACTTACATGCAAATTATGCTGAGTATGACGCAGTTATTTCAATACCAGAAGGTGAAGTTCTAAAAGGTGAAATGCCAAATAAGAAACTGAAACTAGTAAAAGCATGGATTTAA
- a CDS encoding DUF4276 family protein translates to MPEIILIFGEGPTDYGKPGSNGNQWKDGPIQPLIRKSVCKEIRFVCVLKNVIKNIRIQSRRKPKGKSIASLKLCLYAKKENYSKIIFFSDADREQRTKNTPLESKKRFEKIYKEIINALNFIDNNSKEILLIPMVALKMIESWLLADENAFDNCYGKKPTSPSLPTNPEFIWGKEEDIHSDYPKHYLRRVLEQFNKQPCREIYHEIAEEIDIKTLKSKCSISFGKFFQDVQKI, encoded by the coding sequence ATGCCGGAAATAATATTAATATTTGGCGAAGGACCAACTGATTATGGTAAACCAGGTTCTAATGGAAATCAATGGAAAGATGGCCCGATTCAACCTTTGATCCGAAAATCAGTATGTAAAGAAATAAGATTTGTTTGTGTACTGAAAAATGTCATAAAAAATATTAGAATTCAAAGCAGAAGAAAGCCAAAAGGGAAAAGTATAGCATCATTGAAACTTTGTTTATACGCAAAAAAAGAAAATTATTCCAAAATAATATTTTTCTCTGATGCCGACAGAGAGCAAAGAACTAAAAATACCCCATTAGAATCAAAAAAACGCTTTGAAAAAATATATAAAGAGATCATTAATGCACTTAATTTTATTGATAATAATAGTAAAGAAATACTATTAATTCCAATGGTTGCATTAAAAATGATTGAAAGCTGGCTTTTAGCAGATGAAAATGCTTTCGATAATTGCTATGGGAAAAAGCCAACTTCTCCTTCTTTACCAACAAATCCTGAATTTATTTGGGGAAAAGAGGAAGATATTCACAGTGATTACCCTAAACATTACTTGAGAAGAGTATTAGAACAATTCAATAAACAACCTTGTAGAGAAATATATCATGAAATAGCTGAGGAAATTGATATTAAAACTCTAAAATCAAAATGCTCAATAAGTTTTGGTAAATTTTTTCAAGACGTTCAAAAAATATGA
- a CDS encoding AAA family ATPase, with protein sequence MIKQLYIDNFKALNNFTIKLKPLTVLIGENASGKTSVIQAINLMLNLVKIDLDNYIKSRNWSIGDMKSQLSGKKNITFIVTFEFKINDNKNYEIEWEFIFNPVIKDEKIYIRNEKITNITTSELLLEVNSQGIMRYNEETKEKESIPPLNLTASFIKNIDELKDINKYPILACIKKFLIESDSFDLLLPDKLSQNSRGKVDTIGYNGQNLAAFIHGLGKDQQKKLEERLRKYLNFVSKINTKKEGKGWGWIKLSTTEVFLNNIINVKSYHLSEGTLRMIAIASLAEINKKSGIILLEEIENGINPNHVEILSHDLQDISKLRNRQIILTTHNSVLLDYFPEDSIVFLWRNEDGTVNCGDMFAAKILKEQLEYMYPGEVWLNMNNDEIINNLKSEKNICRK encoded by the coding sequence ATGATTAAGCAGTTATATATTGATAACTTTAAAGCATTAAATAATTTTACTATAAAGCTTAAACCATTAACAGTCCTCATAGGAGAAAATGCAAGCGGCAAAACCTCAGTTATACAAGCTATTAATTTAATGCTAAATCTCGTTAAGATAGACTTGGATAACTATATTAAAAGTCGTAATTGGTCAATCGGAGATATGAAATCACAGTTAAGCGGAAAAAAGAATATTACCTTTATAGTAACTTTTGAATTTAAAATAAATGATAATAAAAACTACGAAATAGAATGGGAATTTATTTTTAACCCGGTAATAAAAGATGAAAAAATATATATCCGAAATGAAAAAATAACCAATATTACAACTAGTGAATTGTTATTAGAAGTTAATTCACAAGGGATAATGAGATACAATGAGGAGACAAAAGAAAAGGAAAGTATTCCGCCATTGAATCTTACGGCATCCTTTATAAAAAATATTGATGAGTTAAAAGATATTAATAAATATCCAATTCTTGCATGTATAAAAAAATTTCTTATCGAATCCGATTCATTTGATTTGCTTTTACCAGACAAATTGTCTCAAAACAGCAGGGGCAAAGTTGATACTATTGGTTATAACGGTCAAAATCTTGCCGCTTTTATACATGGATTAGGAAAAGACCAACAAAAAAAATTAGAAGAAAGATTAAGAAAATATTTAAATTTTGTCTCAAAAATAAACACTAAAAAAGAAGGCAAAGGCTGGGGTTGGATAAAATTATCCACCACAGAAGTTTTTCTAAACAATATAATAAATGTAAAATCTTATCATTTAAGTGAGGGAACTCTTCGCATGATAGCAATTGCTTCATTAGCGGAGATAAATAAAAAAAGTGGAATTATTTTATTAGAAGAAATTGAAAATGGTATAAATCCCAATCATGTTGAGATATTAAGTCATGATCTTCAAGATATATCAAAACTCAGGAACCGACAAATTATATTAACCACTCATAATTCAGTTTTATTAGACTATTTTCCTGAAGACAGTATAGTATTTTTATGGAGAAATGAAGATGGTACGGTTAATTGTGGTGATATGTTTGCGGCTAAAATATTAAAGGAACAATTGGAATATATGTACCCCGGGGAGGTATGGTTAAATATGAATAATGATGAAATCATCAATAATCTTAAATCTGAGAAAAATATATGCCGGAAATAA
- the trpD gene encoding anthranilate phosphoribosyltransferase, which yields MSSENQLREFGKLICSIAEGSFMTRKQSCEAYKNIILNEQPELQQGAFLMAHITRKPSVEELSGAWDALNQYDTEKISVNISGPVCDIVGTGSDPLKTVNCSTPAALIASACGLPVAKKGARLVTGVSGASDVLEILGINLNAPLSQAEKCLDKYGICYLPGEAFLKSGWARLIKTMRFTSAFNIIGPLTCPCEKTNCIVIGAYSPEVCDQLVSILKQINMPFALAPFGMVDGIDKNKGMDEFSLSGPTRVVELKNNNIQIYEVRPEDFGLKTVDFSKISSSRTAHENSRRILKVLEGQYDTPDADFFCMNAAAALYISGLADNYAKGLEMAKQAAAQGKALEKLEKLRQMQGDQP from the coding sequence ATGTCATCTGAAAATCAGCTCCGCGAATTTGGAAAATTAATATGTTCAATTGCAGAAGGCAGTTTCATGACCAGAAAACAAAGCTGCGAGGCTTATAAAAATATTATTTTAAACGAACAGCCCGAACTTCAGCAGGGTGCTTTCTTAATGGCTCATATAACACGAAAACCTTCTGTTGAAGAACTTTCAGGGGCATGGGATGCCCTTAACCAGTATGATACTGAAAAAATATCAGTAAATATTTCAGGCCCTGTATGCGATATTGTAGGAACAGGCTCTGATCCTTTGAAAACCGTAAACTGCTCAACCCCTGCTGCCCTTATTGCCTCAGCCTGCGGCCTTCCTGTTGCAAAAAAAGGAGCAAGGCTTGTTACCGGCGTTTCAGGCGCTTCTGATGTTCTTGAAATCCTTGGAATCAATCTAAACGCCCCTCTTTCCCAGGCTGAAAAATGCCTTGATAAATACGGAATCTGCTATCTTCCTGGTGAAGCATTTTTAAAATCAGGATGGGCAAGGCTTATAAAAACAATGCGTTTTACATCTGCATTTAATATAATAGGTCCCCTTACCTGCCCCTGTGAAAAAACAAACTGCATTGTTATCGGCGCATATTCCCCGGAAGTCTGCGATCAGCTTGTCAGTATTTTAAAACAAATCAACATGCCTTTTGCCCTTGCTCCCTTTGGAATGGTTGACGGCATTGATAAAAACAAGGGTATGGATGAATTTTCCCTTTCAGGCCCTACCCGGGTTGTTGAACTTAAAAACAACAATATCCAGATATATGAGGTAAGGCCTGAAGATTTCGGTCTAAAGACTGTTGATTTTTCAAAAATATCCAGCAGCCGTACTGCCCATGAAAATTCAAGGCGCATATTAAAGGTACTTGAAGGCCAATATGATACCCCTGATGCAGATTTTTTCTGCATGAATGCAGCAGCAGCCCTTTATATATCAGGGCTTGCAGATAATTATGCAAAAGGGCTTGAAATGGCAAAACAGGCTGCTGCCCAGGGAAAAGCTCTTGAAAAACTTGAAAAACTAAGACAAATGCAGGGAGACCAGCCATAA
- a CDS encoding zinc-dependent alcohol dehydrogenase, translating to MKSLILEKTGLLKQENIPIPVCSNTEVLFKITHCALCRTDAKMWKSGHRDLILPRILGHEICGFIENQKDKPFVVWPGKSCCVCAQCSAGYENLCDKMEITGFHKHGGLAEYAAVPVSSLIPVPENLPKDLACLAEPAACALNALEQAEPVENKKVLIYGAGPVGLLTAIAAVSKKAEPFIFDINPQRMEQAAKILAGLEIEITETYKDFDIVINASPSPDTFLNGLKHLKPNGVFCLFSGLTGNHSFSITDINEIHYRQLRLTGAYGCTFRQMEKALKILSDYKTQIQMIIESHIKLEDVQAVFEKILSGTALKHVVVM from the coding sequence ATGAAATCACTTATACTTGAAAAAACAGGATTATTAAAACAAGAAAATATTCCAATACCTGTATGCAGTAACACCGAGGTGCTTTTTAAGATTACTCACTGCGCTCTTTGCAGAACAGATGCAAAAATGTGGAAATCAGGACACAGGGATCTGATTCTGCCAAGAATACTGGGACACGAGATATGCGGTTTTATTGAGAATCAAAAAGATAAGCCCTTTGTTGTCTGGCCCGGCAAATCATGCTGTGTCTGCGCACAATGCAGTGCAGGTTATGAAAATCTATGTGATAAAATGGAAATAACCGGTTTTCACAAACACGGAGGACTTGCAGAATATGCAGCAGTACCAGTATCAAGTTTAATACCTGTGCCTGAAAATCTGCCAAAAGACCTTGCCTGTCTTGCTGAACCAGCAGCCTGTGCATTAAATGCCCTTGAACAGGCAGAACCTGTTGAAAATAAAAAAGTCCTAATCTATGGAGCAGGGCCTGTGGGACTTTTAACAGCAATTGCCGCAGTTTCAAAAAAAGCAGAACCTTTTATTTTTGATATTAACCCCCAAAGAATGGAGCAGGCAGCAAAGATACTTGCAGGGCTTGAAATAGAAATAACAGAAACCTATAAGGATTTTGATATTGTTATTAATGCCTCCCCATCCCCTGATACGTTTTTAAACGGATTAAAGCATCTTAAACCCAATGGAGTTTTCTGCCTGTTCAGCGGATTAACAGGAAATCATTCGTTTTCTATTACAGACATTAATGAAATCCATTACCGCCAGTTAAGACTGACCGGTGCATATGGCTGTACTTTCCGGCAGATGGAAAAAGCCCTTAAAATACTTTCTGATTACAAAACTCAAATACAAATGATTATTGAATCTCACATAAAACTGGAAGATGTCCAGGCTGTTTTTGAAAAAATACTTTCAGGCACAGCATTGAAACATGTTGTTGTTATGTAA
- the aroQ gene encoding type II 3-dehydroquinate dehydratase, with product MKKPKILVIHGPNLNMLGKREPEIYGSMTLDEINKGLKELGDQLNLEVETFQSNHEGAIVDKIQKAFGKCRSVIINPAAYTHTSIAIRDALLLLDVPIIEIHLSNIYKREVFRHKSFVSDIAAAQLTGFGHMGYKMALKAVAEIINHAAP from the coding sequence ATGAAAAAACCAAAAATACTTGTAATACACGGCCCGAATTTAAACATGCTGGGAAAAAGAGAGCCTGAAATATACGGAAGCATGACCTTAGATGAAATCAACAAGGGTCTGAAAGAACTTGGAGATCAATTAAATCTTGAGGTTGAAACCTTTCAGTCCAACCATGAAGGGGCTATTGTTGATAAAATCCAGAAGGCTTTTGGAAAATGCAGGAGTGTCATTATTAACCCTGCTGCATATACACACACAAGTATTGCCATCAGGGATGCTCTTTTACTGCTGGATGTTCCAATTATTGAAATACATCTTTCAAATATTTATAAAAGAGAAGTTTTCCGGCATAAATCCTTTGTCTCAGATATTGCTGCAGCCCAGCTTACGGGCTTTGGTCATATGGGATATAAAATGGCTTTAAAAGCTGTGGCTGAAATAATAAATCATGCTGCCCCATAA
- the rpe gene encoding ribulose-phosphate 3-epimerase has translation MKLIAPSILSADFARLGEEIKAVEQAGADWIHVDVMDGHYVPNITMGPIIAEAATRSTSLPIDVHLMIENPDQYIPEFIKSGAEWISVQAEACTHLHRTIQMIKQAGVKAGAALNPATPLSAIEWVIEDLDYILIMSVNPGFGGQAFIESSLDKIRLLKADLKKRKLSPLIQIDGGVNSKTIERISEAGVDVFVAGSAIYGSSDYKKTISEFKEKINK, from the coding sequence ATGAAACTCATAGCCCCATCCATCCTGTCAGCAGATTTTGCAAGACTGGGTGAAGAAATAAAAGCTGTTGAACAGGCAGGTGCAGACTGGATTCATGTTGATGTTATGGACGGGCACTATGTGCCCAATATTACAATGGGTCCTATTATTGCCGAGGCTGCAACCCGCTCAACATCTCTTCCCATTGATGTCCATCTTATGATTGAAAATCCAGATCAGTATATCCCTGAATTTATCAAATCAGGTGCTGAATGGATATCTGTCCAGGCGGAAGCATGTACCCATCTTCACAGGACGATACAGATGATTAAACAGGCAGGGGTCAAGGCTGGTGCTGCTCTTAATCCTGCAACACCTTTGTCAGCTATTGAATGGGTGATTGAAGACCTGGATTATATTCTTATCATGAGTGTAAACCCTGGTTTTGGGGGACAGGCATTTATTGAAAGCAGCCTTGACAAGATCAGGCTTCTCAAGGCTGATCTTAAAAAAAGAAAACTTTCGCCTTTAATCCAGATTGACGGAGGAGTAAACTCAAAAACAATTGAAAGAATCTCTGAAGCCGGTGTTGATGTTTTTGTTGCAGGCTCTGCTATTTACGGGAGCAGCGACTATAAAAAAACTATTTCCGAGTTTAAAGAAAAGATTAATAAATAA
- a CDS encoding heterodisulfide reductase-related iron-sulfur binding cluster, translating to MKYNAPEAKIREVLDACADCGSCRDFMETCLVFPELYRLYDKEQETGSAITSRELRQLTDLCNFCALCPCHDIRAKIIQAKTEFINRDGLPLNIRFLENPDQLGRICGIFPRVLNRIFQTPLTAQPLKKIMGIHEKRNIPVIPEKDFPSQVKKQGLFAVKKGKHKKAALFAGCTGRYFFPDVPKAAIDVLEYNNIEVYYPKQKCCGMPAMLEGDQQTALSDAEFNIDYLFQAVEAGYDIICSCPTCGYMLKKVLKEGAYYSDQYQKWVQADETHIKLPLFSAANSKTDSKTDSQENQFQMLSKSIYKNLLKDNGIFSALDPLKRISVADHTFDLGEYLLNLYNKNEMNMDFGHLPIQGAYYPPCHMREQNMGRPYQELMNKIPEIKIKPVESTFYCCGIAGIMGFKKDFYQASLDMGTPLMEKIKEINPEKLITDCLSCRIQFQHMLCYEVVHPIEIIKESYNRFSCMKNS from the coding sequence GTGAAATATAATGCACCTGAAGCAAAAATCAGGGAGGTGCTGGATGCCTGTGCAGACTGCGGTTCATGCCGTGATTTTATGGAAACCTGCCTTGTGTTTCCTGAATTATACAGACTGTACGATAAAGAGCAGGAAACAGGTTCAGCCATCACTTCCCGGGAATTAAGACAGCTTACAGACCTTTGCAATTTTTGCGCCCTGTGTCCCTGCCATGACATCAGGGCAAAGATAATCCAGGCAAAAACAGAATTTATTAACAGAGACGGTCTGCCCCTGAATATCCGTTTCCTGGAAAACCCTGACCAATTAGGCCGGATCTGCGGAATTTTTCCCCGGGTATTAAACCGGATTTTTCAAACACCCCTGACTGCTCAACCTTTAAAAAAAATCATGGGAATCCATGAAAAACGAAATATACCTGTAATCCCTGAAAAAGATTTTCCTTCCCAGGTAAAAAAACAGGGTCTTTTTGCTGTAAAAAAGGGAAAACATAAAAAAGCAGCCCTTTTTGCAGGCTGTACAGGCCGGTATTTTTTTCCAGATGTACCCAAAGCAGCCATAGATGTACTTGAGTACAATAATATTGAGGTCTATTACCCAAAACAGAAATGCTGCGGAATGCCTGCCATGCTTGAAGGCGACCAGCAGACCGCCCTGTCAGATGCAGAATTTAACATTGACTACCTGTTCCAGGCTGTGGAAGCAGGGTATGATATTATCTGTTCATGCCCCACCTGCGGGTATATGCTTAAAAAGGTTCTCAAGGAAGGTGCTTATTATTCAGATCAATATCAAAAATGGGTTCAGGCTGATGAAACACATATAAAACTCCCGCTGTTTTCTGCCGCAAATTCTAAGACAGATTCTAAGACAGATTCCCAGGAAAACCAGTTTCAAATGCTCAGTAAATCCATATATAAAAATCTTCTTAAAGATAACGGTATATTTTCTGCACTTGACCCGCTTAAACGAATCTCAGTAGCAGACCATACCTTTGATCTTGGGGAATACCTGCTTAATCTTTACAACAAAAATGAAATGAATATGGATTTCGGACATTTACCCATTCAAGGGGCATATTATCCCCCCTGCCATATGAGAGAGCAGAATATGGGCAGACCCTATCAGGAACTTATGAATAAAATTCCTGAAATAAAAATCAAGCCTGTTGAAAGCACTTTTTATTGCTGCGGTATTGCCGGTATTATGGGATTTAAAAAAGATTTTTACCAGGCTTCCCTTGACATGGGAACTCCTTTGATGGAAAAAATCAAGGAAATTAATCCTGAAAAACTGATAACAGACTGCCTGAGCTGCCGGATCCAGTTCCAGCATATGCTTTGTTATGAAGTTGTTCATCCCATAGAAATTATCAAAGAATCATACAATAGATTTTCCTGTATGAAAAACTCTTGA
- the arsB gene encoding ACR3 family arsenite efflux transporter, producing MSHKNLVQDDRKMTSIFERYLTVWVGLCIAGGIILGKTAPDFAKTLDSMSIMVNGAPVVSIPIAVCLFFMMYPIMVKIDFASVIKAGKSGKPVFLTLFINWCIKPFTMYGISLFFLGFLLKSFIGPDAVDLVKLPFGLDLPVGAIHGAGVVVLQEGVKMLQIPLWRSYFAGCILLGIAPCTAMVLVWGYLARGNDGLTLVMVAINSLTMLVLYGLLGGFLLGIGKLPIPWQALLLSVAIYVALPLGAGYFSRKWIIGAKGEVWFKEKFLQVLTPVTISALLLTLVLLFSFKGEVITANPLTIVWIAIPLFIQTILIFALGYGAARILKLKYEDAAPSAMIGASNHFEVAIATAVMLFGLSSGAALATVVGVLIEVPVMLMLVGFCKRTASWFD from the coding sequence ATGAGCCATAAAAATCTTGTCCAGGATGACCGGAAAATGACAAGTATTTTTGAAAGATACCTTACTGTCTGGGTGGGCTTGTGCATTGCAGGAGGGATTATTTTAGGAAAAACTGCCCCTGACTTTGCCAAAACACTGGACAGCATGTCAATTATGGTCAACGGCGCTCCTGTTGTTTCCATACCCATTGCAGTCTGCCTTTTTTTCATGATGTATCCAATCATGGTAAAGATTGATTTTGCATCTGTAATAAAAGCAGGAAAAAGCGGAAAACCTGTTTTTTTAACTCTTTTCATTAACTGGTGCATAAAGCCCTTTACCATGTACGGCATTTCATTGTTTTTCCTGGGATTTCTTTTGAAATCCTTTATTGGACCCGATGCTGTTGATCTTGTTAAACTCCCGTTCGGCCTTGATCTGCCTGTGGGGGCCATACATGGTGCTGGTGTTGTTGTTTTACAGGAAGGTGTAAAAATGCTGCAGATACCCTTGTGGAGAAGCTATTTTGCAGGATGTATCCTCCTGGGCATAGCGCCGTGTACTGCAATGGTTCTTGTATGGGGCTATCTTGCCAGGGGCAATGACGGTCTTACACTTGTCATGGTTGCAATCAACTCCCTTACAATGCTGGTTTTATACGGTCTGCTGGGAGGTTTTCTCCTGGGCATAGGCAAACTTCCCATACCCTGGCAGGCATTGCTTCTTTCAGTTGCCATTTATGTAGCCCTGCCCCTTGGTGCCGGTTATTTTTCAAGAAAATGGATTATCGGCGCAAAGGGCGAGGTCTGGTTTAAAGAAAAATTTTTACAGGTTCTGACACCTGTTACCATTTCAGCCCTGCTTTTGACCCTTGTACTCCTGTTCAGCTTTAAAGGTGAGGTTATTACAGCAAATCCCCTTACAATTGTCTGGATTGCCATACCCCTTTTTATCCAGACAATATTAATTTTTGCACTTGGTTATGGTGCTGCCAGGATATTAAAACTCAAATACGAAGATGCCGCACCTTCTGCAATGATCGGTGCTTCCAACCATTTTGAGGTTGCCATTGCCACAGCAGTTATGCTGTTTGGTCTGTCATCAGGTGCAGCCCTTGCCACAGTAGTAGGGGTTTTGATCGAAGTACCGGTAATGTTAATGCTGGTTGGATTCTGTAAAAGAACTGCATCCTGGTTTGATTAA